The Ignavibacteriota bacterium genome contains the following window.
TCAATTCATACAAAAAAAATATTGTTGATGAGATAAAATGCCTTGACTTTTCCCTAAAATTACGTTATCATCAATCGTTCGTTACCTCATTACTTTAAGGTGTATCTATGTTCTTCAAAAAATTTTTTCTCTTGAAAAATCTTTTGCTTCCAATAAGCATTTGTATTTTCCTATTCTCTTTCCATCTTGATGCTCAACCGTTAAGCGGAACATCCGGCAGAGAAGCCATGCGTGCAACAATTACGTGGCAACAAGCAGTAACCGCATCCGCAGTTTCGACGATTGGAATTACAAAGAACGCGAAAGTCCCGAAGAAACATAAACTTCCTCGTAATCTTCCAGTCCCGTTCGATGCCGGAAATGCAAGCGATGTTGCACAGCCGGAAGTTATCACGCCTGCAGAAATCAATTCTCCCTCTCCACCCACAGCCGCGAACTTTGAAGCGCTCCCCGATAACAACACTTCTATTCCTCCTGATGTCCATGGCGCTGTCGGGGTGAATCATTTGATGACGACATTAAACTCTCAGGTTCGTATTCAGGATAAATCAGGAGTAACAGTCAGCACTGCTTCGCTCGATGGTTTTTGGACGACGCTTGGTACGCCTGACGCGTTCGACCCGAAAATTATGTATGACCCGTACAACAACCGGTGGATGTTCACGTGCGTAGCGAACGCGTGGGAAGCAAATTCTGCCATCCTGATTGGAGTAACAGCAACGAACGACCCGACAGGTACTTGGTATTTATTTTCTGTTGATGCTCATGGAAGTAATTTGTCGTGGGCTGATTATCCGAGCATCGGTTTCAATAAGGATTGGATTGCTGTGCAAGTGAACATGTTCACGATGGGTGGGGCGTTTGATAATTCCAATGTTTATATTTTTAAGAAATCAGATTTGTATGCAAACGTTGCGGCAACACACACGCTTGTCGCGCTTGATGCGAGTTTTGGCGGCACTCAAGTTCCTGCGCATACGTTTGATAATTCGTTGACAACACTTTACCTCATTCAAGATTGGAACGGCAACTCAAGTGGAAGCGGATACTTACGCCTCTACACAATTACGGGAACTGTTGGTTCGGAAGTAGTAACTCCGGGCGCGTTTGTTGTAACAGCGAACCCGTGGCAGGAAGGCGCATCGAGCGGCACTGATTTCGCACCGCAACTTGGAACGGCAAATAAAATTGCTACCAACGATTCACGCATTCAAAATGTCGTTTATAGAAATGGTTCTCTCTGGACGACACACACAATATTTTTGCCGGCAAGCGGAACGACAACCCGCAGTTCTGTTCAATGGTGGGAAGTTTCAACTGCGGGTGCAATCGTTCAGCGTGGCAGAGTGGACGACGCAACGAATACAAACTTCTACGCGTTTCCAAGCATCGGCGTCAACAGCAGTGAAGAAGTAGTTCTCGGATATTCAAAATTTTCTTCTTCGATATATGCAAGTGCGTCTTATTCTTATCGTTCTTCTACCGATGCCGCAAGCACACTGCGTGATGAGGCATTGTTGAAAGCCGGTGAAAATACGTACTACAAGAAATTTACAGGTACGGAAAATCGCTGGGGCGATTATACAAACACCTGTGTTGACCCAACCAATGATTTGGATTTATGGACGATTCAGGAATATGCTTCGGCAACTGCCAATCGTTGGGGAACTTGGTGGGGAAAGATTGCAACGCCTGTTGTTCCGTTCAGCGGAGCGAGCGCGCCGGATTACAGGAACGACAACGCGTCGAGCGGAGTCATCAATCTTGGTTTTACTTTTACATTGTACGGAACTTCTTACACGCAGGCGTACATCAATAACAACGGTAATATTTCTTTCGGCTCGGCGGTTGCAACTGCTACGCCAACTACCTTTCCGGCAGTTTCTGCTTCACCGATGATTGCTCCTTTTTGGGCTGATGTTGATACGCGCGGCGCATCGAGTGGATTGGTGTATTATGTTCTTGGTTCTTCAAGTTTGTCAGTCATTTGGAACGGTGTCGGGTACAACAATCAACACGCTGACAAGGTGAATACTTTTACATTGACAATCACCGACGGGACAGATGCGACAATTGGTGTGGGGAATAATGTCCGATTCACCTATGGCGATATGCAGTGGACAACCGGGGATGCATCGGGAGGAAGCAGTGGCTACGGCGGAACTGCGGCGACGGCGGGAATCAATAAAGGAGATGGTTCTGCTTATATACTTCTCGGTCGGTTTGATAATTCATCGGAGGCGGACTTTCTTGATAATAAAACATTCACGTATGATGTTTCATCAACTTCAAGTATTGCTGATTGGACAAACCGGTACGATTATTCACTCAAGAAAGCGGAGGATGTTGGATTCGCAATTCCGACAGTTGCGAAGAAGTTAGCGCACAGTCTCGCAGTTGACGCGGCGGGGAACAGTTACGTTGCCGGTTACAGCGACGGCGGAACAGGGAAGAAGTTCGACTACGTAACAATTAAGTATGATGCGTTTGGAAATAAGTTCTGGTCATCACGGTACAATTACAGTTCGGTCAATAAAGATGATAAAGCGTATGCGGTTACAGTAGATGCAAGCGGAAATGTTTATGTAACCGGTGAAAGCGATGGAGGTACATCAAAAATGGATGCACTCACTGTGAAGTACGACCCGCTCGGAAACGAACTTTGGACGGC
Protein-coding sequences here:
- a CDS encoding T9SS type A sorting domain-containing protein yields the protein MFFKKFFLLKNLLLPISICIFLFSFHLDAQPLSGTSGREAMRATITWQQAVTASAVSTIGITKNAKVPKKHKLPRNLPVPFDAGNASDVAQPEVITPAEINSPSPPTAANFEALPDNNTSIPPDVHGAVGVNHLMTTLNSQVRIQDKSGVTVSTASLDGFWTTLGTPDAFDPKIMYDPYNNRWMFTCVANAWEANSAILIGVTATNDPTGTWYLFSVDAHGSNLSWADYPSIGFNKDWIAVQVNMFTMGGAFDNSNVYIFKKSDLYANVAATHTLVALDASFGGTQVPAHTFDNSLTTLYLIQDWNGNSSGSGYLRLYTITGTVGSEVVTPGAFVVTANPWQEGASSGTDFAPQLGTANKIATNDSRIQNVVYRNGSLWTTHTIFLPASGTTTRSSVQWWEVSTAGAIVQRGRVDDATNTNFYAFPSIGVNSSEEVVLGYSKFSSSIYASASYSYRSSTDAASTLRDEALLKAGENTYYKKFTGTENRWGDYTNTCVDPTNDLDLWTIQEYASATANRWGTWWGKIATPVVPFSGASAPDYRNDNASSGVINLGFTFTLYGTSYTQAYINNNGNISFGSAVATATPTTFPAVSASPMIAPFWADVDTRGASSGLVYYVLGSSSLSVIWNGVGYNNQHADKVNTFTLTITDGTDATIGVGNNVRFTYGDMQWTTGDASGGSSGYGGTAATAGINKGDGSAYILLGRFDNSSEADFLDNKTFTYDVSSTSSIADWTNRYDYSLKKAEDVGFAIPTVAKKLAHSLAVDAAGNSYVAGYSDGGTGKKFDYVTIKYDAFGNKFWSSRYNYSSVNKDDKAYAVTVDASGNVYVTGESDGGTSKMDALTVKYDPLGNELWTARYNNGTVNKKEAGYAIGLSPAGDVVYIAGETDGGTATKNDYLIVAYATSNGTQLWATTYNGSSNKVDKAYALVVDNSGNVIVTGESDGGITKTDYATVKYTGGAGGGSVVAGWPSRYNQSSKKDYGFAVTVDGSGNVYVTGASESSTKFDYGTVKYNSGGVQQWASVYNSFANKNDAAYALTLDGSGNVYVTGASEGSVTKYDYATVKYNSSGAQQWEARYNGGKNDYARSIVACDAEAAVFVTGGSEQGSTKKFDYITQRLAMMDGTSEWVGDYNSASSKNDVAYNIAAAASTCALIVAGTSDGGTTKLDIATVHGSPDAALPVSKTTHKDISSESELNTEDFILSSNYPNPFNPVTVISYQLQGKSVVSLKVFNVLGQEIATLINNEEIEGGRHETTFNATGLSSGVYFYHLHAGNEFAVRKMLLVR